In Populus alba chromosome 1, ASM523922v2, whole genome shotgun sequence, a single window of DNA contains:
- the LOC118027735 gene encoding uncharacterized protein isoform X2: MGYKNRAEAETEACLNEALLFATMCIIGLPVDVHIRDGSVYFGTFHTASFDKENGIVLKEARLTKKGKSSANVGNGSVIETLVILSVDIVQVVAKGVLFPVDGVAANISGDNAEAAVTNASSSEIAVSEAKKSNMFTVDRKKSNQNRGSAKNKNGSSQGLMLTRAGKDHEGRKMPPNDIVNVMEFEHGKRDGVNISKREASSGDSVNGRQTGEDWSQGEQDLYKHKFEFQREKSADEVHSPNAIRPHLSEAKPVAEGRVTVKLLPNGVSCNSAGELMKPDNQYCGRPASVGTTSPIAVCASVSTYSNPTVDVPSESLCSSLANSTDAVSPRISESNRSSKAFKLNPGAKIFSPSFSNPISATAPAVPTAASMAYIPSNAPAVPVAAVQPEVGIPFAPRSSVPAKYSPYSNLTAVNGGSGSQFLQPVVRHMGSRAQPQPLRYSGQYHAVQAAPAFVPPNSQSVMVGQLGQLMYIQPVSHDLVPSAAAISSVSARPMSTPHQVQYPKHQGSAAGQTLQLCVAPPFVAGGQQPFVMPSHIPFLQPPIPAIRPIPVPGSNTLFNTKFP, translated from the exons ATGGGTTACAAAAACAGAGCAGAAGCTGAAACAGAGGCATGCTTAAACGAGGCTTTATTGTTTGCTACTATGTGTATAATTGGACTCCCTGTTGATGTGCATATTAGAGATGGTTCTGTCTACTTTGGGACTTTTCACACTGCTTCTTTTGACAAGGAAAACG GTATTGTTTTGAAGGAAGCAAGATTGACTAAAAAGGGAAAATCCAGTGCAAATGTAGGTAATGGGAGTGTGATAGAGACACTTGTAATTCTTTCAGTTGATATTGTTCAAGTTGTTGCTAAG GGAGTTCTATTTCCAGTTGATGGTGTCGCTGCAAATATATCTGGTGACAATGCAGAAGCTGCTGTAACCAATGCTTCATCTTCTGAGATTGCAGTGAGTGAGGCAAAGAAATCTAACATGTTCACTGTGGATAGAAAGAAATCTAATCAAAACag GGGTTCAGCCAAAAACAAGAATGGTTCTTCTCAAGGTCTTATGCTGACAAGAGCAGGGAAGGATCATGAAGGGAGAAAAATGCCACCAAATGACATAGTAAATGTCATGGAATTTGAACATGGGAAAAGAGATGGTGTAAATATCTCAAAG AGAGAAGCTTCTTCTGGTGACTCAGTTAATGGAAG ACAGACTGGAGAAGACTGGTCACAGGGGGAGCAGGATCTCTATAAACATAAGTTTGAGTTTCAAAGGGAAAAGAGT GCTGATGAAGTTCATAGCCCAAATGCAATCA GGCCTCACCTCAGTGAAGCAAAACCCGTTGCAGAAGGGCGAGTAACAGTGAAGCTATTGCCTAATGGTGTATCTTGTAATTCTGCTGGCGAGCTTATGAAGCCAGACAATCAATACTGTGGAAGGCCTGCTTCTGTGGGAACCACTTCTCCTATTGCTGTTTGTGCAAGTGTTTCAACTTATTCCAATCCAACGGTTGATGTTCCTTCAGAATCACTCTGTAGTTCATTAGCAAATTCTACTGATGCAGTCTCTCCACGAATCTCAGAATCTAATAGAAGCTCCAAG GCATTCAAGCTCAATCCAGGAGCAAAAATTTTTTCTCCATCTTTTTCCAATCCTATATCAGCTACTGCTCCAGCAGTGCCAACAGCTGCAAGCATGGCTTACATACCAAGCAACGCTCCAGCGGTACCTGTTGCTGCTGTCCAGCCAGAAGTTGGGATCCCTTTTGCACCTCGTTCATCTGTCCCTGCTAAGTACTCCCCCTATAGCAACTTGACAGCTGTAAATGGTGGCAGTGGTTCTCAATTTTTGCAACCT GTTGTTAGACACATGGGAAGCAGAGCACAGCCGCAGCCACTTAGATATTCTGGTCAGTATCATGCTGTTCAGGCAGCACCAGCATTTGTGCCTCCAAATTCTCAATCT GTTATGGTTGGACAACTGGGGCAGCTCATGTATATTCAGCCAGTTTCTCAT GATTTGGTTCCAAGCGCAGCAGCCATATCATCTGTATCTGCACGTCCTATGTCAACTCCTCACCAAGTCCAATATCCTAAACACCAAG GAAGTGCAGCTGGCCAAACCTTGCAGCTCTGTGTGGCTCCACCTTTTGTAGCTGGTGGACAACAACCATTTGTAATGCCAAGCCATATTCCTTTTCTTCAGCCACCTATCCCTGCAATTCGCCCCATTCCAGTTCCAGGATCCAATACTCTTTTCAACACCAAGTTTCCATGA
- the LOC118027735 gene encoding uncharacterized protein isoform X1 — MGYKNRAEAETEACLNEALLFATMCIIGLPVDVHIRDGSVYFGTFHTASFDKENGIVLKEARLTKKGKSSANVGNGSVIETLVILSVDIVQVVAKGVLFPVDGVAANISGDNAEAAVTNASSSEIAVSEAKKSNMFTVDRKKSNQNRGSAKNKNGSSQGLMLTRAGKDHEGRKMPPNDIVNVMEFEHGKRDGVNISKREASSGDSVNGRQTGEDWSQGEQDLYKHKFEFQREKSADEVHSPNAITGPHLSEAKPVAEGRVTVKLLPNGVSCNSAGELMKPDNQYCGRPASVGTTSPIAVCASVSTYSNPTVDVPSESLCSSLANSTDAVSPRISESNRSSKAFKLNPGAKIFSPSFSNPISATAPAVPTAASMAYIPSNAPAVPVAAVQPEVGIPFAPRSSVPAKYSPYSNLTAVNGGSGSQFLQPVVRHMGSRAQPQPLRYSGQYHAVQAAPAFVPPNSQSVMVGQLGQLMYIQPVSHDLVPSAAAISSVSARPMSTPHQVQYPKHQGSAAGQTLQLCVAPPFVAGGQQPFVMPSHIPFLQPPIPAIRPIPVPGSNTLFNTKFP, encoded by the exons ATGGGTTACAAAAACAGAGCAGAAGCTGAAACAGAGGCATGCTTAAACGAGGCTTTATTGTTTGCTACTATGTGTATAATTGGACTCCCTGTTGATGTGCATATTAGAGATGGTTCTGTCTACTTTGGGACTTTTCACACTGCTTCTTTTGACAAGGAAAACG GTATTGTTTTGAAGGAAGCAAGATTGACTAAAAAGGGAAAATCCAGTGCAAATGTAGGTAATGGGAGTGTGATAGAGACACTTGTAATTCTTTCAGTTGATATTGTTCAAGTTGTTGCTAAG GGAGTTCTATTTCCAGTTGATGGTGTCGCTGCAAATATATCTGGTGACAATGCAGAAGCTGCTGTAACCAATGCTTCATCTTCTGAGATTGCAGTGAGTGAGGCAAAGAAATCTAACATGTTCACTGTGGATAGAAAGAAATCTAATCAAAACag GGGTTCAGCCAAAAACAAGAATGGTTCTTCTCAAGGTCTTATGCTGACAAGAGCAGGGAAGGATCATGAAGGGAGAAAAATGCCACCAAATGACATAGTAAATGTCATGGAATTTGAACATGGGAAAAGAGATGGTGTAAATATCTCAAAG AGAGAAGCTTCTTCTGGTGACTCAGTTAATGGAAG ACAGACTGGAGAAGACTGGTCACAGGGGGAGCAGGATCTCTATAAACATAAGTTTGAGTTTCAAAGGGAAAAGAGT GCTGATGAAGTTCATAGCCCAAATGCAATCA CAGGGCCTCACCTCAGTGAAGCAAAACCCGTTGCAGAAGGGCGAGTAACAGTGAAGCTATTGCCTAATGGTGTATCTTGTAATTCTGCTGGCGAGCTTATGAAGCCAGACAATCAATACTGTGGAAGGCCTGCTTCTGTGGGAACCACTTCTCCTATTGCTGTTTGTGCAAGTGTTTCAACTTATTCCAATCCAACGGTTGATGTTCCTTCAGAATCACTCTGTAGTTCATTAGCAAATTCTACTGATGCAGTCTCTCCACGAATCTCAGAATCTAATAGAAGCTCCAAG GCATTCAAGCTCAATCCAGGAGCAAAAATTTTTTCTCCATCTTTTTCCAATCCTATATCAGCTACTGCTCCAGCAGTGCCAACAGCTGCAAGCATGGCTTACATACCAAGCAACGCTCCAGCGGTACCTGTTGCTGCTGTCCAGCCAGAAGTTGGGATCCCTTTTGCACCTCGTTCATCTGTCCCTGCTAAGTACTCCCCCTATAGCAACTTGACAGCTGTAAATGGTGGCAGTGGTTCTCAATTTTTGCAACCT GTTGTTAGACACATGGGAAGCAGAGCACAGCCGCAGCCACTTAGATATTCTGGTCAGTATCATGCTGTTCAGGCAGCACCAGCATTTGTGCCTCCAAATTCTCAATCT GTTATGGTTGGACAACTGGGGCAGCTCATGTATATTCAGCCAGTTTCTCAT GATTTGGTTCCAAGCGCAGCAGCCATATCATCTGTATCTGCACGTCCTATGTCAACTCCTCACCAAGTCCAATATCCTAAACACCAAG GAAGTGCAGCTGGCCAAACCTTGCAGCTCTGTGTGGCTCCACCTTTTGTAGCTGGTGGACAACAACCATTTGTAATGCCAAGCCATATTCCTTTTCTTCAGCCACCTATCCCTGCAATTCGCCCCATTCCAGTTCCAGGATCCAATACTCTTTTCAACACCAAGTTTCCATGA
- the LOC118027735 gene encoding uncharacterized protein isoform X3: MGYKNRAEAETEACLNEALLFATMCIIGLPVDVHIRDGSVYFGTFHTASFDKENGIVLKEARLTKKGKSSANVGNGSVIETLVILSVDIVQVVAKGVLFPVDGVAANISGDNAEAAVTNASSSEIAVSEAKKSNMFTVDRKKSNQNRGSAKNKNGSSQGLMLTRAGKDHEGRKMPPNDIVNVMEFEHGKRDGVNISKADEVHSPNAITGPHLSEAKPVAEGRVTVKLLPNGVSCNSAGELMKPDNQYCGRPASVGTTSPIAVCASVSTYSNPTVDVPSESLCSSLANSTDAVSPRISESNRSSKAFKLNPGAKIFSPSFSNPISATAPAVPTAASMAYIPSNAPAVPVAAVQPEVGIPFAPRSSVPAKYSPYSNLTAVNGGSGSQFLQPVVRHMGSRAQPQPLRYSGQYHAVQAAPAFVPPNSQSVMVGQLGQLMYIQPVSHDLVPSAAAISSVSARPMSTPHQVQYPKHQGSAAGQTLQLCVAPPFVAGGQQPFVMPSHIPFLQPPIPAIRPIPVPGSNTLFNTKFP; encoded by the exons ATGGGTTACAAAAACAGAGCAGAAGCTGAAACAGAGGCATGCTTAAACGAGGCTTTATTGTTTGCTACTATGTGTATAATTGGACTCCCTGTTGATGTGCATATTAGAGATGGTTCTGTCTACTTTGGGACTTTTCACACTGCTTCTTTTGACAAGGAAAACG GTATTGTTTTGAAGGAAGCAAGATTGACTAAAAAGGGAAAATCCAGTGCAAATGTAGGTAATGGGAGTGTGATAGAGACACTTGTAATTCTTTCAGTTGATATTGTTCAAGTTGTTGCTAAG GGAGTTCTATTTCCAGTTGATGGTGTCGCTGCAAATATATCTGGTGACAATGCAGAAGCTGCTGTAACCAATGCTTCATCTTCTGAGATTGCAGTGAGTGAGGCAAAGAAATCTAACATGTTCACTGTGGATAGAAAGAAATCTAATCAAAACag GGGTTCAGCCAAAAACAAGAATGGTTCTTCTCAAGGTCTTATGCTGACAAGAGCAGGGAAGGATCATGAAGGGAGAAAAATGCCACCAAATGACATAGTAAATGTCATGGAATTTGAACATGGGAAAAGAGATGGTGTAAATATCTCAAAG GCTGATGAAGTTCATAGCCCAAATGCAATCA CAGGGCCTCACCTCAGTGAAGCAAAACCCGTTGCAGAAGGGCGAGTAACAGTGAAGCTATTGCCTAATGGTGTATCTTGTAATTCTGCTGGCGAGCTTATGAAGCCAGACAATCAATACTGTGGAAGGCCTGCTTCTGTGGGAACCACTTCTCCTATTGCTGTTTGTGCAAGTGTTTCAACTTATTCCAATCCAACGGTTGATGTTCCTTCAGAATCACTCTGTAGTTCATTAGCAAATTCTACTGATGCAGTCTCTCCACGAATCTCAGAATCTAATAGAAGCTCCAAG GCATTCAAGCTCAATCCAGGAGCAAAAATTTTTTCTCCATCTTTTTCCAATCCTATATCAGCTACTGCTCCAGCAGTGCCAACAGCTGCAAGCATGGCTTACATACCAAGCAACGCTCCAGCGGTACCTGTTGCTGCTGTCCAGCCAGAAGTTGGGATCCCTTTTGCACCTCGTTCATCTGTCCCTGCTAAGTACTCCCCCTATAGCAACTTGACAGCTGTAAATGGTGGCAGTGGTTCTCAATTTTTGCAACCT GTTGTTAGACACATGGGAAGCAGAGCACAGCCGCAGCCACTTAGATATTCTGGTCAGTATCATGCTGTTCAGGCAGCACCAGCATTTGTGCCTCCAAATTCTCAATCT GTTATGGTTGGACAACTGGGGCAGCTCATGTATATTCAGCCAGTTTCTCAT GATTTGGTTCCAAGCGCAGCAGCCATATCATCTGTATCTGCACGTCCTATGTCAACTCCTCACCAAGTCCAATATCCTAAACACCAAG GAAGTGCAGCTGGCCAAACCTTGCAGCTCTGTGTGGCTCCACCTTTTGTAGCTGGTGGACAACAACCATTTGTAATGCCAAGCCATATTCCTTTTCTTCAGCCACCTATCCCTGCAATTCGCCCCATTCCAGTTCCAGGATCCAATACTCTTTTCAACACCAAGTTTCCATGA
- the LOC118027879 gene encoding LOW QUALITY PROTEIN: disease resistance protein At4g27190-like (The sequence of the model RefSeq protein was modified relative to this genomic sequence to represent the inferred CDS: inserted 1 base in 1 codon): MTFESVVDIISKIAEPMVKPVGRQLRYMFCFNHFVEEFNERKQNLDSAKERLQDDVKAAERNAEEIYKDVKKWLEDANNEIEGAKSLENEIGKNGKCFTWCPNCMRQFKLSKALAKKSETFRKLLEKKITEVADKAPPQPIEFLPSKDFTPSEASKEALEQIMKALKDDNVNMIGLYGMGGVGKTTLAKEVGRRAKELQPPLDEVLMATVSQNPNVIDIQDRMAEKLGLEFKEKSKEGRADRLWKRLQGKKMLIILDDVWKHIELKEIGIPFGDDHRGCKILLTTRRRDICSYMVCQKNVRLGLFSEKEAWDLFRINAGLDDGDSTLNTVARKVASECHGLPIALVTVGKALRDKSEVEWKRVSKQLKNSQFPEIEQIEEKNAYACLKLSYDYLKSKETKLCFLLCCLFPEDYNIPIEDLTRYAVGYGLHQDGEPIEDAREQVHVAIKDLKACCLLLGTETEEHVTMHDLVRDVAIQIASSEEYGFMVKAVNGLKEWPFHDKSFEGCTTISLMGNKLAGLPEGLVCPKLKVLLLELGYGLNVPQMFFEGMREIEVLSLKGGCLSLQSLELLTKLQSLVLISCGCKDLIWLGKLQRLKILVFQWCSSIEELPDEIGDLKELRLLDVTGCERLRRIPVNLIGRLKKLEELLIGRYSFXGWDVVGGCDSTGGMNASLTELNSLSQLAVLSLRIPKVECIPRDFVFPVSLRKYHIMLGNNAYKFYRMLRDRYPSSLSLVGTSLNAKTFEQLFLHKLESVEVMDCGDVFTLFPARLRQGLKNLKEVSVDSCESLEEVFELGECGEGSSEEKELLSSLTELQLSKLPELKCIWKGPTGHVSLQSLVVLKLDFLDKLTFIFTPSLAQSLPKLESFHIRYCGELKHIIREEDGEREIITESLCFPQLKEIFIEGCDKLEYVSLSHNRNGIIKFPQLRKLSLQLRSNYSFLSPMNFDAQLPLQKLTIEGHEEVGNWLAQLQQNGFLQILESVHLDDCGDIRAPFPAKLLQALKNLKSVEIKDCKSLEEVFELGEEKELPLLSSLTELQLSKLPELKCIWKGATGHVSLRCLARLYLDSLDKLAFIFTPSLAQSLPMLESLRISDCGELKHIIREEDGEREIIPESPGQDDQASPVNVEKEVVLPNLKELSLEQLSSIVCFSFGWCDYFLFPCLEKLKVHQCPKLTTKFATTRYGSMSAQSEVSEVAEDSSINREWTRDNGWKEDGDSCL; this comes from the exons ATGACTTTCGAAAGTGTGGTTGACATTATATCTAAGATAGCAGAACCCATGGTGAAACCAGTAGGAAGGCAGCTCCGTTACATGTTCTGTTTCAAccattttgttgaagaattcaATGAACGAAAGCAGAACCTGGATTCGGCAAAAGAACGTCTGCAAGATGATGTCAAAGCTGCTGAAAGGAATGCTGAAGAAATTTACAAAGATGTCAAAAAGTGGCTGGAAGATGCAAACAACGAAATTGAAGGTGCGAAGTCCTTGGAAAATGAAATAGGAAAAAATGGCAAATGCTTTACTTGGTGTCCAAACTGCATGCGACAATTCAAGTTAAGCAAGGCACTGGCCAAGAAGTCGGAGACTTTCAGAaaacttttagaaaaaaagattacAGAAGTGGCCGACAAAGCTCCTCCTCAGCCCATAGAATTTCTTCCATCAAAGGATTTCACGCCCTCAGAAGCTTCAAAAGAAGCTTTGGAACAGATTATGAAAGCTCTCAAAGATGACAACGTCAATATGATCGGACTGTACGGCATGGGAGGGGTGGGTAAAACCACCCTGGCGAAAGAAGTAGGCAGGAGAGCCAAAGAGTTGCAGCCGCCGCTTGATGAAGTTTTGATGGCTACGGTGTCGCAGAATCCAAATGTCATAGACATCCAGGATCGAATGGCAGAGAAGTTAGGTCTGGAATTTAAAGAAAAGAGTAAAGAAGGGAGAGCAGATCGATTATGGAAGAGACTGCAGGGAAAGAAGATGCTAATAATCCTGGATGATGTTTGGAAACATATTGAGTTGAAAGAAATAGGGATCCCATTTGGTGATGATCACAGGGGTTGTAAAATTCTTCTAACAACACGTCGTCGAGACATATGTTCTTATATGGTGTGCCAGAAAAATGTGCGTTTAGGTCTCTTTTCTGAAAAAGAAGCATGGGATTTATTCAGAATCAATGCAGGTTTAGATGATGGGGACTCTACCTTGAACACAGTGGCAAGGAAGGTTGCGAGTGAGTGCCACGGCTTGCCTATAGCACTTGTGACAGTGGGAAAGGCTCTAAGAGATAAATCTGAAGTTGAGTGGAAAAGGGTGTCTAAACAGCTCAAAAACTCTCAATTTCCGGAAATAgaacaaattgaagaaaaaaatgcatatgcATGTCTTAAGTTGAGCTACGATTATTTGAAGTCCAAGGAAACCAAGTTATGTTTCTTGCTATGCTGTTTATTTCCAGAAGATTACAACATTCCAATCGAGGACTTGACGAGATATGCAGTTGGCTATGGGTTACATCAAGATGGGGAGCCCATTGAAGATGCAAGGGAACAAGTTCATGTGGCAATCAAAGACCTCAAAgcttgttgtttgttgttgggCACTGAAACTGAAGAACATGTGACAATGCATGACTTGGTTCGTGATGTAGCTATTCAGATAGCATCATCAGAAGAATATGGATTCATGGTAAAGGCTGTCAATGGGTTGAAGGAGTGGCCATTTCATGATAAAAGCTTTGAAGGTTGTACAACAATTTCGTTAATGGGCAATAAACTAGCAGGACTTCCTGAAGGATTGGTATGTCCAAAGCTCAAAGTTCTATTATTAGAATTGGGTTATGGTTTGAATGTTCCTCAGATGTTTTTTGAAGGGATgagagaaattgaagttttgtcTCTGAAGGGAGGGTGTTTGTCATTGCAATCACTTGAACTCTTAACGAAACTTCAATCGTTGGTGTTGATCAGTTGTGGATGCAAGGACCTCATTTGGTTGGGAAAGCTGCAGAGACTTAAGATACTTGTTTTTCAGTGGTGCTCATCCATTGAAGAATTACCTGATGAAATAGGAGATCTCAAGGAGTTAAGGTTGTTGGATGTGACAGGTTGTGAAAGGCTAAGAAGGATCCCTGTGAATTTGATTGGAAGGTTGAAGAAGTTAGAAGAGCTGTTGATCGGGCGATACAGCT AGGGATGGGATGTTGTTGGTGGATGTGACAGCACAGGAGGAATGAATGCAAGCCTAACAGAACTAAATTCGTTGTCTCAGTTAGCCGTATTATCATTGAGGATACCGAAGGTTGAATGCATTCccagagattttgtttttccagtTAGCTTGCGCAAATATCATATAATGTTAGGGAATAAtgcttataaattttatagaatGTTGAGGGATCGATACCCATCCTCCTTAAGTTTGGTTGGTACATCCTTAAATGcgaagacatttgagcaattgtttttacataaattagaaTCTGTAGAAGTGATGGATTGTGGGGATGTTTTCACTCTGTTTCCAGCAAGATTGCGGCAaggtttaaaaaatctaaaggaGGTGAGTGTTGACAGCTGTGAATCATTGGAAGAGGTATTTGAATTGGGTGAGTGCGGCGAAGGAAGCAGTGAGGAGAAGGAGCTGCTGTCATCTTTAACGGAGTTACAGCTGTCAAAGTTACCCGAGCTCAAATGCATATGGAAGGGGCCCACCGGACATGTCAGCCTCCAAAGTCTTGTTGTTCTGAAATTGGATTTTCTTGACAAACTGACATTTATCTTCACACCGTCCCTCGCTCAGAGTCTGCCAAAGCTAGAAAGCTTTCACATAAGATATTGCGGTGAATTGAAGCATATTATCAGAGAAGAGGATGGTGAAAGGGAAATAATTACAGAGTCTCTTTGCTTCccacaattaaaagaaatcttCATAGAAGGCTGTGATAAACTGGAATATGTCTCTTTGTCTCATAATAGAAATGGCATCATCAAGTTCCCTCAACTAAGAAAATTGTCTCTTCAGCTCAGATCAAATTACAGCTTTTTAAGTCCAATGAATTTTGATGCTCAATTGCCTTTGCAAAAATTAACCATTGAAGGCCACGAAGAAGTGGGTAATTGGTTGGCACAGCTACAA CAAAACGGCTTCTTACAAATATTAGAATCTGTACATTTGGACGATTGTGGGGATATCCGCGCTCCGTTTCCAGCAAAATTGCTGCAAGCTCTGAAAAATCTAAAGAGTGTGGAAATTAAGGACTGCAAATCATTGGAAGAGGTATTTGAATTGGGTGAG GAGAAGGAGCTGCCGCTGCTGTCATCTTTAACAGAGTTACAGCTGTCAAAGTTACCCGAGCTCAAATGCATATGGAAGGGGGCCACCGGACATGTCAGCCTCCGATGTCTTGCTCGTCTGTATTTGGATTCTCTCGACAAACTGGCATTTATCTTCACACCGTCCCTCGCTCAAAGTCTGCCAATGCTAGAAAGCCTTCGCATAAGTGATTGCGGTGAATTGAAGCATATTATCAGAGAAGAGGATGGTGAACGGGAAATAATTCCAGAGTCTCCTGGGCAGGATGATCAAGCTTCACCTGTCAACGTTGAGAAGGAGGTGGTGCTTCCTAATCTAAAGGAGTTGTCGCTAGAACAATTATCAAGTATTGTCTGTTTTAGTTTCGGATGGTGTGATTATTTCTTATTCCCTTGTTTGGAGAAGTTGAAGGTCCATCAATGTCCAAAGCTGACCACAAAATTTGCTACTACACGATATGGTTCAATGAGTGCTCAATCAGAG GTATCTGAAGTAGCTGAAGATTCAAGCATTAATAGAGAGTGGACCAGAGATAACGGGTGGAAAGAAGATGGAGACTCGTGTCTTTGA